The genomic interval TGTCTCCAGACTTGCAATCCATGGAGCAGATTAGACGTATTATGCGACCCACAGACGTGCCTGACCAGGGCCTACTGTGTGATCTCCTGTGGTCTGACCCTGACAAGGATGTTCAAGGCTGGGGCGAGAATGACCGTGGTGTCTCCTTTACCTTTGGGGCTGAGGTGGTAGCCAAGTTCCTGCACAAGCATGATCTGGACCTCATCTGCAGAGCACATCAGGTGGGCTAGTGGCCGGGGGCAGGCTGGGGGAATAGCCAGCTGCTTAACTTACAGACCAAACTGTTCCTGTCCTCGCCCAGGTTGTAGAAGATGGCTATGAGTTCTTTGCCAAAAGGCAGCTGGTGACCCTCTTCTCAGCTCCCAACTACTGTGGAGAGTTTGACAATGCTGGTGCCATGATGAGTGTGGATGAGACCCTTATGTGCTCCTTCCAGGTGGGTGTGGGGAAGAGGCTGCCAGATGCCTGGCTCAGCACCAGAACCCTGAtgaatgttttttctttcagatcCTCAAGCCCGCTGATAAGAATAAGGGGAAGTATGGGCAGTTCAGTGGCCTGAACCCCGGAGGCCGTCCCATCACTCCACCCCGCAACTCTGCCAAAGCCAAGAAATAGCTTCCATGTGCTGCCCTTCTGCCCCAGATGATGGATTATTTGTATAGAGATCATGCTGCCATGGGTCACACTGGCCCCTCGGGCCCACCTGTCGTCATGTTGAACACACAGCGAGCGTAAAGtgtctttcctttattttttaaagaatcaatagCAGCATCTAATCTCCCAGGGCTCCCTCCCACCAGCACCTGTGGTGGCTGCAAGTGGAATCCTGGGGCCAAGGCTGCAGCTCAGGGCAATGGCAGACCAGATTGTGGGTCTCCAGCCTTGCTTGGCTGGCAGCCAGATCCTGGGGCAACCCATCTGGTCTCTTGAATAAAGGTCAAAGCTGGATTCTCGCCATGGCCTGTGTTTCCCTCATCCCAGACAGTGGGCCAACAGTCCTTTGGTACAAAGCCACCTGGGAGGGCGACTGAGTGGCTGGACATGGGCCCGGCCAGGGCCACACCAGTGACAGTCAGGTCCTGAGGCTGTTAGGATTCTAAGCCAAGGCCCAAGTgttaggaaagagaaaacagttcCTATGGACCACAGAAGGGTCGACAGGGGAGTTCATGATTGGCAGTGAATTCAACACTGATCTTTCTTTGTTTAGAGGCTTTAGAGACAAGTGAGCCTGAGGAGGATAAGTTTCTGGCTCTGGCCAGATACTACAGAGCCTCAAAGTAAGAGGTGACAGCTGTGCACCAGAAAGAGACATGATTGGTATAGGCTGAGTAAATATAGAACACAGACCAACATGGTTGCCTAGGCAGCTCTGCAGCACAGCCAAGTGGGGGCCTGCCCAAGGCCTAGACCTTTTCCACGTCCATGTCCAGGGACTGATGCCCAACTCTGCCAGTGGCTGGGCCTGTTTCTGGTCCATAAGCCTTTGGACACAGACTTCAGTTTCTCAAGTTCAGCCTTCACCATCACTGTCTTCAGCCAGCACAGGGCTAGGACCCTGCGGGGAGTGTGCAGGGGCCAAGATAGAGCCAAAGAAAAGTGAACGAAActggaaagagaatagagaaagacCAGTTAGTTCTGGAAGATGTTCCTTCCTTCAGTTCCTATCCAAACCTCCAGCTTTTTTACCTTCTTGGGTGGGGGAGTCCCAGGCACTGTACTGGActcagcctcctcttcctcctctgaagTGGGGGCAAAGTCATGGGAGGCCTGGGGGACAGGTGGGAGGGAAGTGGAAGGCTGTGCCCCAGAGCCCTCATTGCTCACGGTGGTTTCCATGGCAATCATGTAACAGTCGATGTCATCATTGGTAAAGTCATCTAAGTGGGGTGTGCTGTAGGCAGAGATAACAAGGTACAGAGAAAAAAAGGGATACAGAGGCAGGCCCCACTTTGGAGGCCTCAAGACTGCTTGGtgagatttctattttattacttCCTGATTTGGCTGGGAGGATAGGATGCAGGGGTTAAGTGGGAGCTTCCTGGAGGGGGTGGAACTGGAACCCCTTTGATCAGAGTTCAGGTAGGGGCCTGAGGGAGGATCCTGGGGCCAATTTAGCTCAGCTGGGGGAGGAAAGCACCGAGTCCTGTGAACAGGGCCACGTGGGGCCCAATCCCTCACCTTCCCAAGGGATAGGAGCTGGAGAGCATAAGAACCCAGGGATGTGCTGGGCTAAGAGCCAGACCAAACTTCCTCTGCTTCTACTACACTGAGCCCAGCCTCCCAACCCACCTGCCCTTCCAGCCACCTGCTTCCCCTACACCAGGCCGCTCCCTGCCTCCAAGCAGCCTTTTCTCTCCTTGTCTGGAAAGAGGCTCAGAGGGGAGGCTTCAGCCAGAGAAGGAAGCCAGCAAGACCTTGGGGATGCCTCTATGGATGGGAGGGGTCTCAGTACAGCTGACTGTTGAGGTTGGGCCTGACAGGAAGGATGCATGGGGGGAGGTGCAGAAGCAAGAAGTAGCAGACTCAACCTGAGTGCAGAACTGGAGAGGGAGCTAGGTAGTGAGCACCCTTACCTATTTGCCTGCTTCTGAGGCACTGGCTGGTGGGGCTTTGGGGAACACAGGTCCTGGGAACATGAGTCTTGCTCTAAGAGTGTGGCCAAGACAAAGTGGGCATCCAGCAAGGAATCTTCAATGGTAAAGATGACTGGCCTGGGGATAGAGTTTAAGCTAGGTTATCCTGCTCTGGGTATCCCAGAGCCCTACCTCCTCCCCAGTCTAAAAGCCTGGAATTACCTGCCTGGAACATCAAAGTGGATGGTAAGAGGCAAATTCGCTGACTCTGCAAAGCTCAGGAGCCCCTGGGATGACAGAAGCAGGTAGTGAGAGCCTGTGTTTAGTTGAAAGACCAGGTAGGTAACAGCCATAGTAAACTTACCCGAAATTCCTTGAGGCAAAAGGTGACAGCTATCCCTTCTGGGGCACGCAGCTGCTGGAAGTCCTCCTCCCCAATGCTAGTCTCGGTCACCATGGCTTTGCTGCTGCTATCTATGTGGCAGGCACAGAAGGAGTTAATGTCCCTGAGTCCTGGCTTCACTCCTGGCTCCTGCTCTCTCGTGGGACAGTGGGACAGGTCTAATGCCCtcacctgcctcctcttcctggtAGCTGCGCAGGATGACCCGTCGGCCACGGCCAATACCCAGTGTCACCTCAGTGAGCGCGAGGGGAAAGGACAGAACAGCCTCTGCCAGAACCCTGTGACAAGGACAAACAACAGATACGCATGAAATGCTTTGTCCACTCTCATATGTCACTTGCCTGATCAGAAGCTCTTAAGGCAGTGGAAGCACAGACTCAATAAAACCAAAGCCTAGACACAGCAGAGGGGAGCAGGCAATAGTGGATGGTGTAGGGACACAGGGAACACTTGAGTACAGCAGCAGGGGAAGGAAAGCTGGGCATAGGAGGTCATTGCTGTTAGACCCAGCTACTTTCTTGGTGACGGGGTGGGGGTTGTTTTAAAACAGGTTCTTTATATCTAGCACTGCTGACTTCAAACGtaggtttttaaaagatttattattttatttatattttaattaattaattaattaattaatgccaTAActatcttcagaaacaccagaagagagcatcagatcccattacagatggttgtgagccaccatgtggttgctgggaattgaactcaaaat from Arvicanthis niloticus isolate mArvNil1 chromosome 1, mArvNil1.pat.X, whole genome shotgun sequence carries:
- the Rad9a gene encoding cell cycle checkpoint control protein RAD9A isoform X1 gives rise to the protein MVQNFRGLQVLPLLETNQGKILASLWPLLCLKACCCSPFASSPLAVVLGKAVHSLSRIGDELYLEPLKDGLSLRTVNSSRSAYACFLFAPLFFQQYQAASPGQDLLRCKILMKSFLSVFRSLVTVEKTVEKCCISLSGSNSHLVVQLHCKYGVKKTHNLSFQDCESLQAVFHPASCPHLLRTPARVLAEAVLSFPLALTEVTLGIGRGRRVILRSYQEEEADSSSKAMVTETSIGEEDFQQLRAPEGIAVTFCLKEFRGLLSFAESANLPLTIHFDVPGRPVIFTIEDSLLDAHFVLATLLEQDSCSQDLCSPKPHQPVPQKQANSTPHLDDFTNDDIDCYMIAMETTVSNEGSGAQPSTSLPPVPQASHDFAPTSEEEEEAESSTVPGTPPPKKFRSLFFGSILAPAHSPQGPSPVLAEDSDGEG
- the Rad9a gene encoding cell cycle checkpoint control protein RAD9A isoform X2, which translates into the protein MKCLITGGNVKVLGKAVHSLSRIGDELYLEPLKDGLSLRTVNSSRSAYACFLFAPLFFQQYQAASPGQDLLRCKILMKSFLSVFRSLVTVEKTVEKCCISLSGSNSHLVVQLHCKYGVKKTHNLSFQDCESLQAVFHPASCPHLLRTPARVLAEAVLSFPLALTEVTLGIGRGRRVILRSYQEEEADSSSKAMVTETSIGEEDFQQLRAPEGIAVTFCLKEFRGLLSFAESANLPLTIHFDVPGRPVIFTIEDSLLDAHFVLATLLEQDSCSQDLCSPKPHQPVPQKQANSTPHLDDFTNDDIDCYMIAMETTVSNEGSGAQPSTSLPPVPQASHDFAPTSEEEEEAESSTVPGTPPPKKFRSLFFGSILAPAHSPQGPSPVLAEDSDGEG
- the Rad9a gene encoding cell cycle checkpoint control protein RAD9A isoform X3, with product MGCRAGPWKQSTRLMSYLAQSFLSVFRSLVTVEKTVEKCCISLSGSNSHLVVQLHCKYGVKKTHNLSFQDCESLQAVFHPASCPHLLRTPARVLAEAVLSFPLALTEVTLGIGRGRRVILRSYQEEEADSSSKAMVTETSIGEEDFQQLRAPEGIAVTFCLKEFRGLLSFAESANLPLTIHFDVPGRPVIFTIEDSLLDAHFVLATLLEQDSCSQDLCSPKPHQPVPQKQANSTPHLDDFTNDDIDCYMIAMETTVSNEGSGAQPSTSLPPVPQASHDFAPTSEEEEEAESSTVPGTPPPKKFRSLFFGSILAPAHSPQGPSPVLAEDSDGEG